The DNA segment AGGTTTTTACGGCTGTATTTGATGCTGATTTAAATTATCTGGTGCCCACAGTTGCAAAAATTATAGATGAACAGAGTTTTGCCAGGGAACTGACGCTGGAAAAAGTTACTTTCATCGGTGATGGTGCTATGAAATGTGCTGCGGTATTGCAACAGGACAATGCTACTTTCAGTGGTCGAAATTTTAATTCAGCTACGAATATGAGCCGGCTGGCTAATGAGGCTTATTTAAAAGGGCAATTTGAGGATGTGGCTTATTTTGAACCTTTTTATCTGAAAGATTTTGTGCTGACAACCCCAAAGAAAAAGGTTTAATCATTTCTTCTTTGAAAACACACTGAACAGCCGCTTAAAGAAACCAGGTTTTTCGTCTCCTATCCCGGGCATTGTGCTGCTGTTTTGGGGGTGTTCTACCGTATTACCAAACTTAAAGCCCAGCCCCATATAAAAGGATGCTCCGTTATAGCCGTTGCCAATGGTGGCATCTCTGTTAACTGCTCCATTAATTTGTGTAACCGTTTTAAACAGGTTGTCTGAACCCAGGAATATTTCAAAATTTGGCGTCTGATAAAGGCCCTGTAAACCCATAAAAAACAAGTTGTTAAAGTTATAGGAAGGAATTGCACTGATGGCCAGGTCCCTGTATTTGAATTTGTTTACAAATGCTGCATCGCCACCTTTAAAGAACAGATTTTTCGAGACAATAAGACTGGGAGTATAGGTGAAATCAGGCGTGGAAAGTGTAAAAGCTTTGGAAAGCATGAAATCAATTTTAGCATTGGTTGGACTAAAGAAGCTGGTACTGTCCGATTCATCGGTGGCAATGTCGGCAATTTCATTTCGGATTTGATTGGATGATTTTTGGGATAGGTTTTGAATATTTACTGCTGCATTGATCTTATTGATATATGCACTCTTTCTCCATTTTATAAAACCCAGGTCTTTAATATTGGCCATCAGAAATACGCCACTTTTAGCATTATAACTGGTTCCAAAGCTAAAGGCCATACCCGGATTTCTAAATGTGGGTACCAGTGTATGGGTAGAGAGTTCATTGGTCTTTACAAAACTGGCCCTGTAGCTACCTTTAACCCTTACGTTTATCAGGTCATTTGCCGGATCTAAAAGGAAATAAGAGTCTGAAATGTTTAGTTTATTATAAGTGATGCCACTTAAAAGACTCAGCTTAACCCCAAAAGCAAGTCGTTTGTTGTAATTTTCCCTGTAGGTCATGCTAAACTGATGGTACGACTGAGCATAACCATCATTGTTAAACACATCATCATAAGGGTTGGTGTCGAACCGCTGGTAAGAATCCAGAATGGCCAGTGTTTCATTGGTATAGTCTACATGCCCATCGCTGCGCAATTGCCAGGAGAAGCCCATTTCTTTTTGCCATTTGTAAGACTGGAATATCCTGAATGTAAGCAGATAAATATTCGTGTTTTCATGAACAGTATTGATGGCCCCTGTTCTTAATGGAAGATTGGCTGCATTGTATTTACCTTCATTTATGGCCCTTCTGATTAAATCTGAATTGCCTTTGTTGGCACCACTCAAACCAAAATAAGGCAGGAAAAAGTTGGAAGCAAACTTCCTGGAAGAATCCAATACAAACGTTTTCTGGGCAGGGTTTTCAAAGCCGTCAAAAAGCGTTTTTGTATTGAACAGTCCATATTGCTGGGCCTTTAAGAAAAAAGGAAGGCAAAAAAATAAGCAAAGTAGAATATACTTTTTTAACATACAGGATGATTGGATATTGTTATAAAGCTAAAGAATCTTTTTGTAAAACTTCAGGCTGTTTGTTGATTAATATATTGGTTTGGAATTTACCGTTATCTCCACTCAGCTGATAGGTAAAAGAGTCGTAATTTTTCAGACCTTCAATTGCACTGATGTGTTTATAATAAGGTAAATAGATGTTTTTTTTGAAAATGTCATCGGCATTGCGGTGATCTGTATAAAAAGCAATGCTGGAGTTTCCGGGAAGCTGGTTGCCGGCATTGATGTAATTAGGAACATTAATTAAAAGCTGATTGTTGGTATAGCTGTTTAAAAATGACTGCAAAGTGCCGGCATTGTTGGCAAAAACCATGTAATTGTCTGTAATAATATAATAAGGCTTTTTAAAGTTGCTGAATGGCTTTCCGAAATAGGCATAGAGCAGGTCGGGTTCTTTAAATACTTTGATGTCTTCATCGTATTCGCTGCTCAGGTCAAGCAGCAGCTGTATCATTTTATCTCCGTTACTGAGGTTTATGGCACCAATTTTTTCACCTGTGCGGAGTTGGAAAGTAATGAACTGGTCCTTAAAGTATTTGGGAAACAACTCGTCCGGGTTGAGGTGATATCTGTTGTTGATGTCCTTCAGGAGTGCTGAGATCTTTTTGTCCTGGTGCTGATTTGAAAACCAGGTGTCCAGCTTTTTTTTCCAGTTGGGATAACTATCTACTGCAAAAATCGTGTAAGAGGCGGTGTTCGCAGGAAGAATATTATTAATGGTTATCTTTTGGGCCTGCATGTCCGAGAACAAATGGTAATAATTATTGGGATTATTTGTCACGGTGGTTCCGGTGAGTAATACCTTTTCATTGCTGAAATTATAGGTTAGGGCAGCAAAGGCATCCTGCTGATTTAAAACAGCTAATTCCCCATTCAGATTACCGGAAATGATGTTTTTTAGCAGGAGAGGAAGATCATTAAAGTTAATATACAATTGGGCAAGGCTGTTTTTGCTGAACCTTTTAATGGCCTGGATATATTCAATAAACTTGTCGTCTTTTTGATTCCGTTCTTTGGCAAGTGCAGCGGCAGTCTGCTTTTCAGAACTGGAAATAACGGCCAGGTTTTCCTTTATACCCAGATAAAATACGGAGCTGTCGGGTAAAATAAGCTTTGTGAGCCTATCTGTTGTCTCTGGCCGGATGCCACTGGTTTTTAGCGATTGGAACAACTGCGGCAAGTACTCTGGGATACTGATCTGTGTATAACATAAGAAATCTATGTTATGATCGCTGCCCGGAACAAAGGCAATGTAAACATTTTGTTTGTCGGTCAGCTGGTTTACTTTAGGTATAGTCAGCAGGTACTTTTTTAAGGAAGCAAGTTGTTTATATTGCTTTGCGTCCAGGATTTCTTCAAACAAGCGTTGTTCTTTTAAAATGTCGGTAATGCTTTTTTCATTTTCAAAGGAGAAAATGAAAGCCGAATTTGCAACGGCGGCCTGCAGGCCGGTATCTGTAATATGCTGATCGGTATTGAGTTTGGAAAAATAAAGATAGGCCATTGTAACAATGGCAAGAAATAGCAGGACAATACTAATAATGAGCTTCTTCATAATACATATACAAATCTAGCTGAATTTTTGGTTATTTAATTTAATCCTCGTTATTACTCAGTAAATACAGGCATTTTCTTAATTTTGTAGGATAAAAGCCGATCTATCATGAGCAGACGTATCCTTTTAACAGCATCATTGTTTGGTGCCATAGCTGTAATATTTGGTGCCTTTGGGGCGCATAGTTTAAAGAATGTCTTAAGTTCCGGATCGCTTGAAATATGGACAAAAGGAGTGGAATATCAGTTTTATCATACTTTTGCTTTGCTTTTTCTTGCAAATTATGCTGCCGAAGGCCAGCCTGCAAAATGGGCATACAGATTTTTTACCTTAGGTATTGTACTGTTTTCGGGTTCATTATATTTGCTGGCCACCAGAACTATTTTAAATATTGGTTTTGCGAATTTAATTGGGCCTGTAACTCCCATTGGTGGTCTTTGTTTTATATTGGGCTGGGCCATGTTATTTTTTACGGTTTTAAAGCGTAAATAAAGATGGCTGCTGAACTGCTGGAATTCAGTGAAAGGGAAACCTTGTTTGTAGAGGTGATTCTGCCTCTGTCGCTGGCTAAAAACTATCTGTATCGTGTGCCATTCGACTTGAACAGTGAAGTGGCCATTGGCAAAAGGGTGGTGGTGCAGTTTGGAAAGAACAAGATTTATACCGCCTTAATTAAAACCATTAGCCAAACCGCCCCCAGGCTTTATCAGGCCAAATACATTATTGATGTGGTAGATGAGCAACCTGTGATTACCACTTTACAATTGCAGCTGTGGGACTGGATGACAGGTTATTACCTTTGCAATGAAGGGGATGTAATGTCGGCCGCTCTTCCAACCGGATTAAAACTGGCAAGTGAAACCATTATTGTGCTGAAAGAAGAGGCGTTGCAGGAAAAGGTTTTAACAGAAAAGGAACGTATTCTGATGGATGCTTTGAATCATCAGAAAAGGCTTACTATAGCTGATGTTTCTGCTTTACTTGGGCAAAAAACAGTATATCCCATCATCAATACCCTGCTGGAAAAAGCATTGGTATATGTTGCTGAAGAAGTGGTAGAGAAATACAGACCATTGCTAAAATCTTTTGTGGCATTAAATGCTTTTTATAGGGAAGAAGAAAATTTAAAGCAGTTGTTTACCATTCTGGAACGTGCACCCAAACAACTGAATGCGCTGCTTACCTTTATCAAGTTGTCCCGACAGCAAAACTTGGTTTCAAAATCACAATTACTGGAAGAGAGCGATTGCGGACAGGCGGCTTTTAAAACACTGCTGGATAAGGAAATATTTACGGTCGAAAAAAGACCGGTGAGCCGCTTAAAAGATAATGATGAGGACTTTGTACTGAACTTTGAACTGAGTGCAGCTCAGCAACAGGCTTTGACCGGGATTGAAATGGAATTTGAGCGGAAAGATGTGGTATTGCTGCATGGCATTACTGCTTCCGGAAAAACCCAGATCTATATTAAACTGATTGAAAAGGCCATTGAGCAGGGCGGGCAGGTTTTGTTTTTATTACCCGAAATTGCTTTGACCACTCAGATTGTTCAGCGCATACAGCGTTATTTTGGGGATGCTATTGGGGTTTATCATTCTAAATTTAACAACAATGAGCGGGTCGAGATCTGGAATAAAGTATTGAACGGGAAGTACCGGGTAGTACTTGGGGCCAGATCAGCAGTGTTTTTGCCTTTTAAAGAGCTGAAATTGATCGTGGTTGATGAGGAACATGAATCCTCTTATAAGCAGCAGGAACCCTCGCCAAGGTACCAGGCCAGAGATGTGGCTGTTTACATGGCCCATTTGCACCAGGCTAAAACCGTACTGGGCTCGGCCACGCCATCCATAGAAAGCTATTACAATGCCATTAGCCAAAAATATGGTCTTGTTACTTTAAATGAACGCTTTGGTGGAGTAGAATTGCCTTTGCATGAAGTGGTGAGCATTTCGGAAGAAACGAAGAAAAAAAAGATGGTTTCTTATTTTTCCGGTAAACTGATTGAAGGGATTAGCCTTGCCCTGGAACAAAAAGAACAGGTAATCCTGTTTCAGAACCGCAGAGGCTATGCAACTATACTGATCTGTGCCACTTGTGGTTATGCACCCAAATGTGTAAACTGTGATGTTTCTTTAACCTACCATAAAACCAGCGGTAAATTGCACTGCCATTATTGCGGATATCATCAGAGCAGCATCAATATATGTCCGGCCTGTGGTTCTGTACACATAGAACAGAAAGGCTTTGGCACTGAAAGGGTAGAGGAAGAACTGAGCCTGGTTTTCCCGGATGCTAAAATTGCCCGGCTGGATGTGGACAGCACACGTACCAGGAATGGCCTGCAGCAGCTTATTTCAGATTTTCAGGAAAAGAAAACGGATATCCTTATTGGTACACAAATGGTGGCCAAAGGACTTGATTTTGATAATGTTACCCTGATCGGGGTAATCAATGCAGATACTTTACTGAATTATCCTGATTTCAGGGCCTTTGAACGGAGTTACCAGCTGCTCGCACAGGTAGCAGGCAGGGCAGGAAGAAGAGACAAGCAGGGAAAAGTAATTATCCAGGCTTATGACGATTCGCATCGCATCATCAGACAGGTGATGGAGAACCAGTATCTCGAAATGTACAAGGACGAACTGGCAGAGCGTCTGCAGTTTCATTATCCACCATTTACTAGGCTTATCTTTGTCAATATCAAACATAAAGATCAGGACCTGTTAAATATGGCTGCACAGCGTTTTGCAACGATACTAAGGGCGCAGTTAGGGCCAAGGGTTTTAGGGCCCGAGCAGCCTATGGTGGCCCGGATCAGGAATTACTACATTAAGCAGGTAATCATTAAAACTGATAAAGATACCTCTGTCCAGAAAGTTAAATCTGTATTAAAAAATACCATCCTCGACTTTCAGTCCGAAAAAGAATACCGTTCCGTAAACATCCAGGTAGACGTGGATCCCTACTAGATTTTATTGGGATTGATTCTGTGCCTATTAGGCTTTTTTAACCCGATTCAAGTTAAAAACATTGAATTATTAGCTTACAAAAAGCTATTTTTGAAATGAAATGGCATATAAGTTTGTTGACAATTACAGAGAGCAGGGGGCGAGAAAAAGATTGGTGGCGCATTTGGAAGCGAGGGGCATTGCAGATAAAAAAGTGCTTAAAGCAATAGGCAAGGTGCCCCGGCATTTCTTTTTCGACGAAACCTTTTGGAACCAGGCGTACAAGGATATTGCTTTCCCGATTGGTGATGGACAGACCATCTCACAGCCATATACCGTCGCTTACCAAAGCGAACTGCTGCACATAAAAAAAGGTGATAAAGTTCTGGAAATTGGAACAGGCTCGGGCTACCAGACCTGTATATTAATGGAACTTGGTGCCAACGTATATACCATAGAACGACAGGAAAGCATATACCGGCACACCATCAGGGTACTGCCTGGCATGGGATACAATGCGCATTTCTTTTTTGGCGATGGTTCTAAAGGTATTGCAGCGCATGCACCTTATGATAAGATCATAGTAACAGCTGGGGCACCTTTTGTACCTGAAATTTTGCTAAAACAGCTTAGGATAGGCGGTATACTGGTAATTCCGGTAGGGGATGAACATTCGCAAAAAATGGTAACGGTAATCAGGGTAAACGAAACAGATTTCGAAAGGATAGAACTCGATACCTTCAGGTTTGTACCATTGGTAGGCGATCAGGCCTGGTAAACTTATATTTCGTTGTTTTAAACTTTCATGGCACGGTCCATTTCCCGTTTGGACTCCCTGTCCTTAATGCTATCCCTTTTGTCAAATTCCTTTTTACCCTGTGCCAGCGCAATCTCTATTTTCGCAAAACCCCTTTCGTTGGTAAATATCCGTAAAGGAACAATGGTATAACCTTTTTCCTCACTTTTTACCTTTAGCTTTTTCAGTTCTTTTTTATGGAGCAGAAGGGCGCGGTCGCGCTTAATTTCATGATGATGAAATGAGCTGTGGCTATATTCTGAAATGTGGAGGTTACGTACATAGAGTATGTTGCCAATGAACATGCAGAAGGCATCGGTCATATTGGCCTTACCTTGTCTGATGGCTTTTATTTCAGTACCCAAAAGGGCTAACCCGGCATTATATTTATCAATAATGTGGTAATCAAAATACGCTCTTTTGTTCTTTATCTGGATATCGTTCTTCATAACGGCCTGCTAATATCCGAATTTTATCTTACAATGAGCACAGGTATGGATACTTTATGGCGAACAGAATTGACAGTTGTTCCCAATATGAGGTCCTTTAATCCCTTATGTCCGTGTGCCCCCATTACCAGCAGTTCAAGCTTGTTTTCATTACTGATCCTGACGATGGCTTTTACGGTGCCGCCATAGCCTATATGCGGACTGGCCTGATAGCCCAGTTCGGCCAGGTTACTGCAGTATTTTTGCAGGTTTTCGGTATCACTCTGGGTCTCATAATCGAGTGCCGTATCACCGTAATACCTTGCTGCAGCAGTTTCAACTACATGGATCAGGTAATATTGGGCCTGTTTACCACCCTGAATTAGCGCATGGCGAATGGTGTTGCGGTCATTCTTAGAAAAATCAACCGTAATCCCTATCCGCCTGTAATCAATCTTTTCTACCGGTTCAATGTTAAGGGCGTGGCCATGAGGAACATTGTTGTTTTCCCGCCGGATGCGGCTCAGGATAGGATATATAAAAACATAGAGCAACAGCAGGCC comes from the Pedobacter heparinus DSM 2366 genome and includes:
- the priA gene encoding replication restart helicase PriA gives rise to the protein MAAELLEFSERETLFVEVILPLSLAKNYLYRVPFDLNSEVAIGKRVVVQFGKNKIYTALIKTISQTAPRLYQAKYIIDVVDEQPVITTLQLQLWDWMTGYYLCNEGDVMSAALPTGLKLASETIIVLKEEALQEKVLTEKERILMDALNHQKRLTIADVSALLGQKTVYPIINTLLEKALVYVAEEVVEKYRPLLKSFVALNAFYREEENLKQLFTILERAPKQLNALLTFIKLSRQQNLVSKSQLLEESDCGQAAFKTLLDKEIFTVEKRPVSRLKDNDEDFVLNFELSAAQQQALTGIEMEFERKDVVLLHGITASGKTQIYIKLIEKAIEQGGQVLFLLPEIALTTQIVQRIQRYFGDAIGVYHSKFNNNERVEIWNKVLNGKYRVVLGARSAVFLPFKELKLIVVDEEHESSYKQQEPSPRYQARDVAVYMAHLHQAKTVLGSATPSIESYYNAISQKYGLVTLNERFGGVELPLHEVVSISEETKKKKMVSYFSGKLIEGISLALEQKEQVILFQNRRGYATILICATCGYAPKCVNCDVSLTYHKTSGKLHCHYCGYHQSSINICPACGSVHIEQKGFGTERVEEELSLVFPDAKIARLDVDSTRTRNGLQQLISDFQEKKTDILIGTQMVAKGLDFDNVTLIGVINADTLLNYPDFRAFERSYQLLAQVAGRAGRRDKQGKVIIQAYDDSHRIIRQVMENQYLEMYKDELAERLQFHYPPFTRLIFVNIKHKDQDLLNMAAQRFATILRAQLGPRVLGPEQPMVARIRNYYIKQVIIKTDKDTSVQKVKSVLKNTILDFQSEKEYRSVNIQVDVDPY
- a CDS encoding DUF5723 family protein: MLKKYILLCLFFCLPFFLKAQQYGLFNTKTLFDGFENPAQKTFVLDSSRKFASNFFLPYFGLSGANKGNSDLIRRAINEGKYNAANLPLRTGAINTVHENTNIYLLTFRIFQSYKWQKEMGFSWQLRSDGHVDYTNETLAILDSYQRFDTNPYDDVFNNDGYAQSYHQFSMTYRENYNKRLAFGVKLSLLSGITYNKLNISDSYFLLDPANDLINVRVKGSYRASFVKTNELSTHTLVPTFRNPGMAFSFGTSYNAKSGVFLMANIKDLGFIKWRKSAYINKINAAVNIQNLSQKSSNQIRNEIADIATDESDSTSFFSPTNAKIDFMLSKAFTLSTPDFTYTPSLIVSKNLFFKGGDAAFVNKFKYRDLAISAIPSYNFNNLFFMGLQGLYQTPNFEIFLGSDNLFKTVTQINGAVNRDATIGNGYNGASFYMGLGFKFGNTVEHPQNSSTMPGIGDEKPGFFKRLFSVFSKKK
- a CDS encoding DUF423 domain-containing protein, producing the protein MSRRILLTASLFGAIAVIFGAFGAHSLKNVLSSGSLEIWTKGVEYQFYHTFALLFLANYAAEGQPAKWAYRFFTLGIVLFSGSLYLLATRTILNIGFANLIGPVTPIGGLCFILGWAMLFFTVLKRK
- the smpB gene encoding SsrA-binding protein SmpB, with the protein product MKNDIQIKNKRAYFDYHIIDKYNAGLALLGTEIKAIRQGKANMTDAFCMFIGNILYVRNLHISEYSHSSFHHHEIKRDRALLLHKKELKKLKVKSEEKGYTIVPLRIFTNERGFAKIEIALAQGKKEFDKRDSIKDRESKREMDRAMKV
- a CDS encoding protein-L-isoaspartate(D-aspartate) O-methyltransferase — its product is MAYKFVDNYREQGARKRLVAHLEARGIADKKVLKAIGKVPRHFFFDETFWNQAYKDIAFPIGDGQTISQPYTVAYQSELLHIKKGDKVLEIGTGSGYQTCILMELGANVYTIERQESIYRHTIRVLPGMGYNAHFFFGDGSKGIAAHAPYDKIIVTAGAPFVPEILLKQLRIGGILVIPVGDEHSQKMVTVIRVNETDFERIELDTFRFVPLVGDQAW